The genomic interval GGAGAATCCGGCTCCTCGCTCAGTCCGTCGTAGTACAGGTCGTCGACGTCCACAAACCACTCTGGCCAGAATTTTCGTCGGATTCGCTCACAGTACATGGCCAGGTTGATGAACTCACCTGCACCGATGAAGCAGCTTCAGTCAGTTAGTGCTCTTATAATCTTCATATCACAGTATTCTCATACATTCATACGCTCACCTTTGATTAACTGCTCCGGACGCGTTCCTGGGAGAGTCCACATGGCCTGAGCGAGATGACCGAATACAGCAGCGTCTACTGTGGACAGCTTCGGACCCATTAGATACTTTTTATTGCCTGTGggagaaattatattaataaattgaattaCGCAAGAggatataaaacatatttttatggttttaaatgtgctttttggtTTGTTGCCATGATGTTCTCGCCTCTAAATATCGATCAGGTACCTATGGAAGCTCTTGTCTACcacagatttaaaaatgatgacATGATTGTGATATTCCATCTGACGATTATGATTGTTATTCatataattgcatattttatatggcttttttctcagaattgcaagtttataccttgtcatttagatttgttttctcagaatctgactttacatctcacagttctgacttcTTGAATTTACATCTCAATTTTTTCTACCATGGAATTAAACTCAGATTTGAGAGATGCATCaagacacatttatttgaatagtaatattatattattaaagctTGTTGTCTgacaaatgaatcaaaatgaatgaataaattgtgtaaaattGCATGAAATTAACTTTATGCTtagagtaagaaaaaaaaagattttgcctcagaattaagtttattttctaAGTCATGTGAAGTGTATCTTGATATGTCTTGCAGAATAGGAAAAATACtaagaaaatgatattttagtatGAAAGGAGGATTTATGTTTACTGGACACTAGAGGGCAGTAGAGATCCATTGCTGCATTATTTTGTAACCCGTTTCAAAAGCTCTGAACTTTTAGGATGACCTGTACTATACATGAAAAACAGTAATCCTGTCAGTGAAGCTCACAGACTGCTCCTCAGACGTTCAAACATACCGAGGAACGTGGCAAGGGTGCGCATGTCTTTCTCCATCAGAGAATAGACCTCGTCTTTGGAGAAGCGCCCGATGCCGTGGCCGTACATCTCTCTCTTCACGATGCTGCCGGTCACCTGACTCAAGATCCACCTGAGCAGGTCACTCAGCGGCCCGTTAGTGGCTAACATCTTCTGCGTCTCCTCCACGTTGTCCACCCACTGACAGTATGCTATCGTCCTGCAGCAAAACACACTGCATTTAGATCATCAAGTCATTTTAGTCTCTCGGTAGGTCATGTTCAGATTGGAATCCGTTTATGAAAGCTATCCAATCTCCGTCTTTTAAAGTGCCCTTGgaacaattaatttttaaagtcGTTTCATGTCGACATCAAAACGAAACATTAACATATTGTCTGCCCGTTTGATGATCTTTTTCGccttggtctgaataaaaaaaatacatctcaCCAGTAGAAGTGTTCCTCCACCATTTTGGTGATGGCTCGTGAGATGGCTTTCTCCTGAGGACTCAGGCTGGAGTTGAGGTTCATGCCGAGTTTCTCCTCCAGGAAGTCGATGATGAACTCTGTCCCACAAACCTGCTCTTTATTATACGCGATCCACGGCATCTTCCCTTGAGGAGACAACTTCCCATCGAAATAGTTCTGAGGAGAAAATAGTTAGTTTGCTTAAAAACCTCCATCTTTTTTTCACAGCATATCTTCATCATCgtatattcatatattgtatatttatgcaCCTGGTAGGGCAGGTCCGCCATCCTCAGGTACGTTTCTATCTTCAGGCAGAAGGGGGACAGGCTAGGGACTCCAGTTTTGGGCCGGGCGAACTGATGCAGAATGATGGCGTCTTCGGAGTCCAACTCCTGTTCCTTCCTGCAGGGGGTCAAATATGGAAGTGTATTAGAAATCAATGGAGATCAAACAGTTTACGAATACACTGAAACATCCTAAAAagatcaaatgtgttttaaaatgcaccaaaaacaaacaagttacAGCAGCATCTGTGAAAAGCTTTGGGCCAATTAGATACTAATGGCAGAAAACATTATTGCTTTGGGAGAAATTGTATTATCAAATTGAATTATGCagaaaaaatagattttgatGGTGCTTTAATATTCTGTTCTCTGGAGGTTACCACCTTAAGTGTGTgggttcttcttcttttttccttttaattgtttttaaaccaacttcatcatatttaaaatttgagaAGGATGGCCATATACAGCATCATCTACTGTACAAGGCCTTGGGCCcatcaaaaaatgtttattgcctgttatatatttttattatttaatgttattaattataaaaaatattgttatgcGTTTTAATGGTTGGCAGCTATAAAATTATGGTCTCCAGATTTTGCTCAGGTACTTCCTTTTGTGTCTAcaggattattttattttttctatattttattttattttatcaaatttaaGTTCTATTCTATGATTCTATGATTTAATAGATTAAATCATctattttgtgtttcataatGCACCAAAAATGCAGACAAGATGGACAAATAcagcacaaacaaatacactttttattgcAGATGggaatgtaattatattatttaatttataattttgtcatttgtcGATAAAGCTCACAAACTGTGCCTCAGACTTTGAAAACAAACCAAGAAATATGCGCGCGTCTTTTTCTATCAGAGAGTAAACCTTACTCTGCCTATGGGAAAAATTATACTgttacatttctatatataacAGAATTAGtattttaggtttaatttttatgttgtttatacatcttctgcattattattttctcaaaattcGTCAGAAATATTACAGAGTATCTTTTAGGTCAACTTGAGAGTTCAGTCTTTAATGTTCTCTATGAGCAGGACCCAGTCGCTGTCCACTTCGCTGGTGCTGAAATTCATTAAAAGCATCATAATCATTCGCTTTCTCTGTAGTTGCATACTTATGATTACGTGCCCGATCTTAAGTcaattaataatatgtaatctTATTTGTGTAATGCGCGTCTGAATCAATAGCTCACGTGAATGATTGTCGAATAACAGCAAGTCCATCAGCCTTTACCAGGGCCTCGTGTAACCTGAGATGTTTTGCTGAGGACTAACAGCGCTGCCATTTCTGCAAAGGTCAGAGACGAAGCGAAAAGCACAGAACTAAACCCAACTGGCTCTGATCACTATATTGACGGGTCACTATTTACACCGCTTCACGAGGAGCCGATAAAGGTCACTCCGTCACATCACAATAACACAAGCAGACATTATCCTCAAGGCCTACACACAGAGAACGCTCCGGCAACCGTGCCCTTGACACAGCACACAGCACACATCAACACGTCAACATGCAGGCTTTAGATGAGCTAATAAATAGCATCCTGCTCAAAATCCATTCAGTTAGCaggtattcatttattattcattatcatGAATGGACTCCATTGCATTGTGCTGACAGGATTTTCCAGGATATTAATTTAGTATATAATGatgattaaatgttatttataatataatatagacgtacatattacattaaattacaacacattacattaaatctatataaaagcacaagcactccatatatatatatatatagtaacgttaataatattagtatacttgtgcttttatatacatttaatcatCTATATTATTCTTATTCAATGTTTGTATTAAAGTAGCacttatatgtatattttatttatctaagCTCTGCATAAAtggcaattattattattagcactaCTGCCACCTATTAATATTTCTACCTatgctgtgtttatatatttaaaaatatataattttagtacttataattatagcacttttaataaaaaaacatatctatattagttcttatatatatttacacacacaattataataCTTACATATTATAATTGTACTCATACTCAATGTGTCATACttacgataataataataattataataataataattattattattattactattatttactactactactagtagTAGGCATTGCttatatatgcaattttattataaaaacgcTGCATAGATGGCAACAATAACAGAACAGCATAGATAGCAATACTAGATACCTAATGACAAGCAGCTCGTGTAGTAAATAGGCAGCGGCGGCGAGCAGCGCGCCCCCGGTGATGT from Puntigrus tetrazona isolate hp1 chromosome 4, ASM1883169v1, whole genome shotgun sequence carries:
- the faxca gene encoding failed axon connections homolog; translated protein: MYWRVGFAWSRSCALELGQNKSFSLGLSGSEEHLSLYGYIIAYPLQEYGGIMSALGFDSWWRKTLYITGGALLAAAAYLLHELLVIRKEQELDSEDAIILHQFARPKTGVPSLSPFCLKIETYLRMADLPYQNYFDGKLSPQGKMPWIAYNKEQVCGTEFIIDFLEEKLGMNLNSSLSPQEKAISRAITKMVEEHFYWTIAYCQWVDNVEETQKMLATNGPLSDLLRWILSQVTGSIVKREMYGHGIGRFSKDEVYSLMEKDMRTLATFLGNKKYLMGPKLSTVDAAVFGHLAQAMWTLPGTRPEQLIKGEFINLAMYCERIRRKFWPEWFVDVDDLYYDGLSEEPDSPSQLPDLGLHSRSGSFQEQESTLSHHDTPSPDSDVTGRSLFDSDMDTECSEMEQLK